The Anaerobacillus alkaliphilus genome window below encodes:
- a CDS encoding cytochrome c oxidase subunit 2A encodes MAKNNTNLETKKGYVPTESDSSLKGTLIFTMLVGLFIVGSWSAIFYLFLNRM; translated from the coding sequence ATGGCTAAAAACAACACAAACCTAGAGACAAAAAAGGGTTATGTACCAACAGAATCAGATTCATCTTTAAAAGGAACCTTAATATTCACCATGTTAGTAGGATTATTTATTGTTGGATCTTGGTCAGCTATTTTCTACTTATTCTTAAATAGAATGTAA
- a CDS encoding cytochrome c oxidase subunit II: MHLHRYEKIWLTFGIGSLFVFLAVLGVSAFAFGQQPPSHMATVDPQNLSNEAPFNEPGLRQIDENTYQATIIAMAFGYSPNKIEVPVGSTVRFQVTSSDVVHSFTIPMTNVNFMVTPGHVNMAEHTFTEPGTYLVLCNEYCGTGHHYMQMAIEVK; the protein is encoded by the coding sequence ATGCATTTACATCGTTATGAAAAAATATGGTTAACATTTGGTATTGGGTCTTTATTCGTTTTTTTAGCAGTATTAGGAGTTAGTGCATTCGCATTCGGGCAACAACCACCTAGCCACATGGCTACAGTCGATCCACAAAATTTAAGTAATGAAGCACCTTTCAATGAGCCGGGGTTACGCCAAATTGACGAAAATACGTATCAAGCCACAATCATTGCAATGGCTTTTGGATATTCACCAAATAAAATTGAAGTTCCAGTTGGATCAACCGTACGATTTCAAGTAACTAGTTCTGATGTTGTTCACTCATTTACTATTCCAATGACAAATGTGAACTTCATGGTTACACCTGGTCATGTGAACATGGCCGAACACACATTTACCGAGCCTGGTACTTACCTCGTTCTTTGTAACGAATACTGCGGTACCGGACACCACTACATGCAAATGGCGATTGAGGTGAAATAA